A genomic stretch from Alosa sapidissima isolate fAloSap1 chromosome 3, fAloSap1.pri, whole genome shotgun sequence includes:
- the kcnj12b gene encoding ATP-sensitive inward rectifier potassium channel 12 isoform X1 produces MCYCGTGDNSLIVALVFLLKIFFHLPEVGLFLFLRTSSCFPSRSSVLHCNWSRQTTVFHSPPLIGSSQSGSLSESRLTGMSVGRPHRYSIVGSDEDVHRPGKMPALGNGFGNGKIQTRRKRRNRFVNKTGQCNVRFAHVEEQSQRYLADIFTTCVDVRWRWMFVIFSLVFVLSWLGFGLAFWVIAMVHGDLEPPPPAVDTGDGSDGNAGPSLTPCVMQVNSFVAAFLFSIETQTTIGYGFRCVTEECPLAVFMVVLQSIVGCIIDSFMIGAIMAKMARPKKRAETLLFSHNAVVAMRDSKLCLMFRVGNLRKSHIVEAHVRAQLVKPRFTEEGEYLPLEQIDIDVGYDQGYDRIFLVTPVTILHEIGEESPLFGLSQQDLETADFEIVVILEGIVEATSMTAQARSSYLASEILWGHRFEPVVFEEKNQYKVDYTHFHKTYEVPSTPRCSAKDMEENKLVRSGSANSFCYENELAFLSRDEEDEEVAEQEEGRADRGSELETLSANLNLDQRSFHRESEI; encoded by the exons ATGTGTTACTGTGGCACTGGTGACAATAGCCTTATTGTGGCACTTGTCTTTTTGTTAAAGATATTTTTTCATTTGCCTGAGGTAGGCCTATTTTTGTTTCTCAGAACATCTTCATGCtttccttcaag GTCCAGTGTACTGCACTGTAATTGGTCAAGACAGACCACTGTGTTCCACTCTCCCCCCCTAATTGGTTCTAGCCAGAGTGGCTCACTCTCTGAGTCTCGCCTCACCGGCATGAGCGTGGGCCGCCCGCACCGGTACAGCATAGTTGGGTCGGACGAGGACGTCCACAGGCCTGGCAAGATGCCCGCCCTTGGCAACGGCTTTGGCAATGGCAAGATTCAGACGCGGCGCAAGCGCCGGAACCGCTTCGTCAACAAGACGGGCCAGTGCAACGTGCGCTTTGCGCACGTGGAGGAGCAGTCGCAGCGCTACCTGGCCGACATCTTCACCACCTGCGTGGACGTGCGCTGGCGCTGGATGTTTGTCATCTTCTCGCTGGTCTTCGTCCTGTCCTGGCTGGGGTTCGGCCTGGCCTTCTGGGTCATCGCGATGGTGCACGGGGACCTGGAGCCGCCGCCGCCGGCAGTTGACACTGGGGACGGGAGTGACGGTAACGCCGGGCCAAGCCTGACGCCGTGTGTCATGCAGGTGAACAGCTTCGTGGCGGCGTTCCTCTTCTCGATCGAGACGCAGACCACCATCGGCTACGGTTTCCGCTGCGTGACGGAGGAGTGCCCGCTGGCCGTCTTCATGGTGGTGCTGCAGTCCATCGTGGGCTGCATCATCGACTCCTTCATGATTGGTGCCATCATGGCCAAGATGGCGCGGCCCAAGAAGCGCGCCGAGACGCTGCTTTTCTCCCACAACGCCGTAGTGGCCATGCGCGACAGCAAGCTGTGTCTCATGTTCCGTGTGGGTAACCTGCGCAAGAGCCACATCGTGGAGGCCCATGTGCGCGCCCAGCTCGTCAAGCCTCGCTTCACCGAAGAGGGCGAGTACCTCCCTCTAGAACAGATCGATATCGACGTTGGCTACGACCAGGGCTACGACCGCATCTTCCTCGTTACACCTGTCACCATCCTTCACGAAATCGGTGAGGAGAGCCCCCTCTTCGGCCTCAGCCAGCAGGACCTGGAGACTGCCGACTTCGAGATCGTGGTCATCCTCGAGGGTATCGTGGAGGCCACGTCCATGACGGCGCAGGCACGCAGCTCGTATCTGGCCAGCGAGATCCTGTGGGGCCACCGCTTCGAGCCAGTGGTGTTCGAGGAGAAGAACCAGTACAAGGTGGactacacacacttccacaaaaCCTATGAAGTGCCCAGCACACCACGTTGTAGCGCCAAGGACATGGAGGAAAACAAACTGGTGCGGTCGGGCAGTGCCAATTCCTTCTGCTACGAGAACGAGCTGGCCTTCCTGAGCCGagacgaggaggacgaggaggtggCTGAGCAGGAGGAGGGGCGAGCAGATCGAGGATCCGAGCTGGAGACTCTTTCGGCCAACTTAAACTTGGATCAGAGGTCCTTTCACAGGGAGTCGGAAATCTGA
- the kcnj12b gene encoding ATP-sensitive inward rectifier potassium channel 12 isoform X2, translating into MSVGRPHRYSIVGSDEDVHRPGKMPALGNGFGNGKIQTRRKRRNRFVNKTGQCNVRFAHVEEQSQRYLADIFTTCVDVRWRWMFVIFSLVFVLSWLGFGLAFWVIAMVHGDLEPPPPAVDTGDGSDGNAGPSLTPCVMQVNSFVAAFLFSIETQTTIGYGFRCVTEECPLAVFMVVLQSIVGCIIDSFMIGAIMAKMARPKKRAETLLFSHNAVVAMRDSKLCLMFRVGNLRKSHIVEAHVRAQLVKPRFTEEGEYLPLEQIDIDVGYDQGYDRIFLVTPVTILHEIGEESPLFGLSQQDLETADFEIVVILEGIVEATSMTAQARSSYLASEILWGHRFEPVVFEEKNQYKVDYTHFHKTYEVPSTPRCSAKDMEENKLVRSGSANSFCYENELAFLSRDEEDEEVAEQEEGRADRGSELETLSANLNLDQRSFHRESEI; encoded by the coding sequence ATGAGCGTGGGCCGCCCGCACCGGTACAGCATAGTTGGGTCGGACGAGGACGTCCACAGGCCTGGCAAGATGCCCGCCCTTGGCAACGGCTTTGGCAATGGCAAGATTCAGACGCGGCGCAAGCGCCGGAACCGCTTCGTCAACAAGACGGGCCAGTGCAACGTGCGCTTTGCGCACGTGGAGGAGCAGTCGCAGCGCTACCTGGCCGACATCTTCACCACCTGCGTGGACGTGCGCTGGCGCTGGATGTTTGTCATCTTCTCGCTGGTCTTCGTCCTGTCCTGGCTGGGGTTCGGCCTGGCCTTCTGGGTCATCGCGATGGTGCACGGGGACCTGGAGCCGCCGCCGCCGGCAGTTGACACTGGGGACGGGAGTGACGGTAACGCCGGGCCAAGCCTGACGCCGTGTGTCATGCAGGTGAACAGCTTCGTGGCGGCGTTCCTCTTCTCGATCGAGACGCAGACCACCATCGGCTACGGTTTCCGCTGCGTGACGGAGGAGTGCCCGCTGGCCGTCTTCATGGTGGTGCTGCAGTCCATCGTGGGCTGCATCATCGACTCCTTCATGATTGGTGCCATCATGGCCAAGATGGCGCGGCCCAAGAAGCGCGCCGAGACGCTGCTTTTCTCCCACAACGCCGTAGTGGCCATGCGCGACAGCAAGCTGTGTCTCATGTTCCGTGTGGGTAACCTGCGCAAGAGCCACATCGTGGAGGCCCATGTGCGCGCCCAGCTCGTCAAGCCTCGCTTCACCGAAGAGGGCGAGTACCTCCCTCTAGAACAGATCGATATCGACGTTGGCTACGACCAGGGCTACGACCGCATCTTCCTCGTTACACCTGTCACCATCCTTCACGAAATCGGTGAGGAGAGCCCCCTCTTCGGCCTCAGCCAGCAGGACCTGGAGACTGCCGACTTCGAGATCGTGGTCATCCTCGAGGGTATCGTGGAGGCCACGTCCATGACGGCGCAGGCACGCAGCTCGTATCTGGCCAGCGAGATCCTGTGGGGCCACCGCTTCGAGCCAGTGGTGTTCGAGGAGAAGAACCAGTACAAGGTGGactacacacacttccacaaaaCCTATGAAGTGCCCAGCACACCACGTTGTAGCGCCAAGGACATGGAGGAAAACAAACTGGTGCGGTCGGGCAGTGCCAATTCCTTCTGCTACGAGAACGAGCTGGCCTTCCTGAGCCGagacgaggaggacgaggaggtggCTGAGCAGGAGGAGGGGCGAGCAGATCGAGGATCCGAGCTGGAGACTCTTTCGGCCAACTTAAACTTGGATCAGAGGTCCTTTCACAGGGAGTCGGAAATCTGA
- the eftud2 gene encoding 116 kDa U5 small nuclear ribonucleoprotein component codes for MEADLYDEFGNYIGPELDSDEDDDLEAEDRDIDEVDEDDEDEPGEGDEDVPSMEVVLHEDKKYYPTAEEVYGPEVETIVQEEDTQPLTEPIIKPVKTKQFTLMEQELPATVYDMEFLADLMDNPELIRNVTLCGHLHHGKTCFVDCLIEQTHPEIRKRDDADLRYTDILFTEQERGVGIKSTPVTMVLPDSRDKSYLFNIMDTPGHVNFSDEVTAGIRLSDGIVLFIDAAEGVMLNTERLIKHAVQERLAITICINKIDRLIVELKLPPTDAYYKLRHIVDEVNGMLSTYSTDESLVVSPLLGNVCFASPQYSTCFTLASFAKIYSDTYGDVNYTEFAKRLWGDIYFNPKTRKFTKKAPTSNSQRSFVEFVLEPLYKILSQVVGDCDTSLPRVLDELGIHLTKEELKLNIRPLLRLVCNRFFGEFTGFVDMCVQHIPSPQTGARAKIEHSYTGGLDSDLAEAMTECDPDGPLMCHTTKMYSTDDGVQFHAFGRVLSGTLQAGQPIKVLGENYTLEDEEDSQVCTVGRLWISVARYQIEVNRVPAGNWILIEGCDQPIVKTATITEPRGNEEAQIFRPLKFNTASVIKIAVEPVNPSELPKMLDGLRKVNKSYPSLTTKVEESGEHVILGTGELYLDCVMHDLRKMYSEIDIKVADPVVTFCETVVETSSLKCFAETPNKKNKITMIAEPLEKGLAEDIENEVVQITWNRKKLGEFFQTKYDWDLLAARSIWAFGPDTTGPNILVDDTLPSEVDKALLGSVKDSIVQGFQWGTREGPLCDEPIRNVKFKILDAVIAQEPLHRGGGQVIPTARRVVYSAFLMATPRLMEPYYFVEVQAPADCVSAVYTVLARRRGHVTQDAPIPGSPLYTIKAFIPAIDSFGFETDLRTHTQGQAFALSVFHHWQIVPGDPLDKGIVIRPLEPQPAPHLAREFMIKTRRRKGLSEDVSISKFFDDPMLLELAKQDVMLNYPM; via the exons ATGGAGGCAGATCTCTATGATGAGTTTGGTAATTACATCGGTCCAGAGCTGGACTCAGACGAGGATGATGACCTGGAGGCCGAGGACAGGGACATCGACGAG GtagatgaagatgatgaagatgagcCAGGAGAAGGAGATGAAGATGTCCCTAGCATGGAGGTGGTCCTGCATGAGGACAAGAAATATTATCCCACAGCCGAGGAGGTGTATGGACCGGAAGTGGAGACTATTGTCCAAGAGGAGGACACACAACCTTTAACAG AGCCCATTATTAAGCCTGTTAAAACCAAACAGTTCACACTCATGGAGCAGGAGTTACCAGCAACTGTCTATGACATGGA GTTCTTGGCTGATCTGATGGACAATCCAGAACTGATCAGGAATGTCACGCTCTGTGGTCACCTGCATCATGGAAAG ACATGCTTTGTGGACTGCTTGATTGAACAGACTCACCCAGAAATCCGGAAGAGAGATGATGCAGAT CTTCGTTATACAGACATCCTCTTCACTGAGCAGGAG AGAGGAGTTGGAATCAAGAGCACCCCTGTCACAATGGTACTTCCTGACTCCAGGGATAAATCATACCTGTTCAACATCATGGACACACCAG GTCATGTGAACTTCTCCGATGAGGTGACCGCAGGGATCCGCCTCTCAGACGGGATCGTGCTCTTCATCGATGCTGCAGAGGGC GTGATGTTGAACACGGAGCGTCTGATAAAACACGCCGTGCAGGAGCGCCTGGCCATCACCATCTGCATCAACAAAATCGACCGGCTGATCGTGGAGCTCAAGCTCCCCCCCACCGACGCCTACTACAAGCTGCGCCACATCGTGGACGAGGTCAACGGCATGCTCAG CACGTACTCCACAGACGAGAGCCTGGTGGTGTCTCCTCTCCTGGGCAACGTGTGCTTCGCCTCCCCTCAGTACAGCACCTGCTTTACACTCGCCTCCTTCGCCAAGATCTACTCAGACACGTATG GTGATGTCAATTACACAGAGTTTGCCAAGAGGCTGTGGGGCGACATTTACTTCAACCCAAAAAC GCGGAAGTTCACCAAGAAGGCTCCCACCAGTAACTCGCAGCGCAGCTTTGTGGAGTTTGTGCTGGAGCCGCTCTATAAGATCCTGTCTCAG GTGGTGGGGGACTGTGACACATCACTGCCGCGAGTGCTGGACGAGCTGGGCATCCACCTGACCAAAGAGGAGCTCAAGCTCAACATCCGACCGCTGCTCCGGCTCGTCTGCAACCGTTTCTTTGGGGAGTTCACAG gttttGTGGACATGTGTGTGCAGCACATCCCGTCTCCCCAGACAGGGGCTCGAGCCAAGATTGAGCACAGCTACACAGGCGGCCTGGACTCCGACCTGGCGGAGGCAATGACCGAGTGTGACCCAGAT ggcCCTCTCATGTGCCACACCACCAAGATGTACAGCACTGATGACGGGGTCCAGTTCCATGCCTTTGGACGTGTTCTAAGTGGAACCCTGCAAGCAGGTCAACCCATCAAGGTTCTTGGGGAGAACTACACgttggaggatgaagaggactCGCAGGTCTGCACCGTCGGCCGCCTCTGGATCTCAGTTGCCAG GTACCAGATCGAAGTGAACCGTGTCCCAGCAGGAAACTGGATCCTAATTGAGGGTTGTGATCAGCCAATCGTTAAAACAGCCACCATCACAGAACCTCGAGGAAATGAAGAG GCTCAGATCTTCAGGCCGCTGAAGTTTAACACTGCCTCAGTGATCAAGATCGCTGTGGAGCCTGTCAACCCGTCTGAGCTGCCCAAGATGTTGGACGGTCTCAGGAAAGTCAACAAGAGCTACCCCTCTCTGACCACTAAG gtggaGGAGTCTGGGGAGCATGTCATCTTGGGAACAGGTGAGCTCTACCTGGACTGTGTGATGCATGACTTGCGCAAGATGTACTCCGAAATTGACATCAAG GTGGCTGACCCTGTGGTGACCTTCTGTGAGACAGTTGTTGAGACCTCGTCACTGAAGTGTTTTGCCGAAACACCCAATAAAAA GAATAAGATCACCATGATTGCGGAGCCACTGGAGAAGGGCCTGGCAGAGGACATTGAGAACGAAGTGGTGCAGATTACTTGGAACAG AAAGAAGTTGGGAGAGTTTTTCCAGACCAAGTACGACTGGGATTTGCTGGCCGCTCGTTCCATCTGGGCCTTCGGGCCTGACACCACTGGCCCCAACATTCTAGTAGACGACACTCTGCCTTCTGAG gtggataAAGCTTTGCTGGGCTCTGTGAAGGACAGCATCGTTCAGGGATTCCAGTGGGGAACGAGAGAGGGACCACTGTGTGATGAAC CCATCCGTAATGTGAAGTTTAAGATCCTGGATGCAGTGATCGCCCAAGAGCCGCTGCATAGAGGTGGAGGACAGGTCATCCCCACCGCCCGACGAGTGGTCTACTCAGCCTTCCTCATG GCCACACCTCGGTTGATGGAGCCATACTACTTTGTGGAGGTTCAAGCCCCAGCTGATTGTGTGTCGGCAGTGTACACTGTACTCGCAAGgagaag AGGGCACGTGACTCAGGATGCACCTATCCCTGGCTCTCCCCTGTACACCATCAAGGCCTTCATCCCTGCCATCGACTCCTTCGGCTTTGAGACAGACTTGCGGACACACACTCAGGGGCAGGCATTTGCGCTGAGCGTGTTTCACCACTGGCAG ATTGTTCCGGGTGATCCCCTGGATAAGGGGATTGTGATTCGTCCCCTGGAGCCCCAGCCTGCCCCTCACCTGGCCCGGGAGTTCATGATCAAAACACGCCGACGCAAG GGCTTGAGCGAGGATGTGAGTATCAGCAAGTTCTTCGACGATCCTATGTTGTTGGAGCTGGCCAAACAGGACGTGATGCTCAACTACcccatgtga